The genomic DNA GAGCCTTCCTGGCGAGGCGACCCGTTTGTCCAACGCGCTCGCCCTCTTCCGGGGATCCCGAGTGCTCGCAAAGGTGCTCGAGAAGATTTACCCTTCGGCCACCTCGCACGACCTGTCTCTCCAGCAAATGTCCGCTCTCGAGGCCGAGCTGGACGAGTGGTACAATAACCTGCCCCAGCACCTCAAACTCACCTTCAAGCAGGACAAGCCCTCGACCGACGTGACAGGCAGCCGGTCCCCTATCCTTGTAAGTTAGCGGACACTGCAAAATCCGATACCGCGTCGGTGCTCCACCGGTGCTAACCAGGTATCCAGGCCCTTGCATACTACTACATCCGAACCCTGATTTACCGCCCCGCAGTGACGTCTAGCCTGGGGCCCAAGGCGGCCCCGGCGCTGCTGTCGGTCGGCGAGTCGAGCAAGTGCATTATTCAGATTATTCAGCTGCTCGAGGAGCGGAGCCTGAGCTTTTCATTTTGCCTGAACAAGTACGACACGCTTATTCTCTGTGGCATGGTTTTGCTTTTTCAGACGTTGGACCTCAAGCCGGACAGCAAGGTGTTGAAGGACCACGAGAAGCTGGTCAACGCGGTgatcaaggtggtggataggGCAAAAGCCCCGGGGTGCTATGACTTCAAGAGGGTGGCAGGGATGTTGAtcgcggtggaggagccgccggcggtggtggtgccagcAGCAACGTCGCCCCCGCAGAGTTTGCCGACCCCGCCGAGGCAAAGCCCGGattgtgctgctgctccgcATCAGTTGggtcagcagcaacaccgaGCTTCACCCGGGGCTGCTCCGtcgccgacgacgaccacgacgatccacaagaccatcaacaacaacagtcaGCGGCACAGCATGAGCGAGACGGACCTGAGGATGCAGCAGGAGAAGTTGAGAAGAATCTCCATGCCGCAACCGCAACTGCAACAACACATCCAGCAAGCTCGGGATTTTTCCTCACGGACCCAAAGGGCGTCGTTTGACGGAGCAAGACCGCCGAATGTGCCTCTTCTTCAGAGAGATCAAAGGCTTAGcatgagcagcagccatgcgcaccaccctcacaacaTGATGGCACGGATCTCGACGCCGTCGTCGCCCGTGCAGGCCCGTCCTCCGCCGCAGAGCCTGATAAGCCAGGCGCAGATCTTTGCGCAGATGCAGAAGCACTCTGGGGCCAGCACGTCGGAGTGGCAGGCGCTGCTGACGAGCATTGAGGGGGATCATCTGAATGTGTATGATGCTATTTATGGGGGGCCGGGGTTGAGCATGGCTACTGCTGGAGACGCAAGTCCTGTGAGTGTGAGTGCTACTTCCGTGCCGACGGCGGGGGGGTGGTCGCCTGAGAGTTGGGATGTGACGGGGTTTAATTTGGGGGATTTCGGTGGGGACAAAACGGTGGTGGGCATGGGACGGCGCAGAGTGTGTTGAGTTTGCCGAGCGAGGATAGTTTGAGTTGTAGTGAGGCTGAGATGGGCGGGCCGCcggggggatgaggttggatgggttggggattttgggggggggggtttgatgggaggggggttgttcggttgctggggagggtATTTggttgatgggttggagTTTGGAATCTGATGTATAGGTATCTTGACTTTTTGACGAGTTTCAAGGGCGTGGAGTATTGGAGTTGGGTTTGGTATTTATTCTCGGTTGGGGGGCGAGGGACCTGGAATTGGGCTTGGATACCGACGGTACCGGCTGGAGTTTTCGATAGTCATTCATCATCGGGTGGTATTTGGTTCTATGATGACAGGTTGCAAAGCTTGCATTTGTTGGATCTTTTcggtggggggatggggggatggtggtgtttatATTAACGCTCgctttgtttttttttttttttttttttcttttttgagCGGATGGATATTATGGTCTTTTTTGGGGATTCTTGGGGTTTATATGGTTCAACATATGGTTATTTTAGTTACAGACGGATTTTTGGTCAGTTAGTATAGCGGGATTTTAGCTATCAATGAATGGAGTCAAAAGCATTCATACACATCCAGTTGTGACCGATCATGGTAGAGGTTGAGTTGAGCTTCCCCCTTGAGACATGCGTCGAGTGTTGTGAGacaccaagaacaccaagacATGGACAAGAATGGTCTGGTCTCCGATAAGAAATCCGAATAGCCTCTTCCCTTTGGCGGTGCATTTACGATAGCCGCCAGAGCCCAAGCCTGTGGGCATCGTTGCGCACCTTGCCTAATCCATCTCACGCGACAGGGTGACAGGTCGCCATCAGACCACCGCTGATGAGCACATTTTTGATCGGAGAGAGATTTAGTCAGCTCGGGGCTAGTAACTTTAGCGGGGATCCATAAAAGATGCCAGCCGGGGGTTCTCGTTCGGGATGCTCGCTGTTTGGGAATTCTTGTTGGGATTCGGGGATCTGTTGTGGTGTGGAGAGATCAGGGTTTGCGAGTCAGTTACCTGCAGGTTGGatctggggatgggaggaagacCCAGAAGGGccgggaagggaggggggtgagggaggtcCACATTCTTATTCGGAATACCGAAGGATGGATAAGCCTTGATGATTGATGGTCGTTTGCTAACCCTACGATGTGGCCGGGGGATCGTGACTGGTGGCATGGGGCCTGGCTTTTAGGTGGTGGTTATGCTACGTGGTCTGTTTGATGAAATGAGGGGAGAGTTCGTGGTGGATTATTGTGTTGGTGTGTATGGGGAGAGCGAGCTTGAACAGCTGATGACGATAAGAGTGACGAGGACAGGTGCTGCCATGGAAAACCCTACACGGGAAACAGCTGAATGCCGATGCTGGGAAGCACCCAAAACGAGTTTGCCTCCCCCTTTTTGGCCAATTTTATGGAATCTGGGGTTTGTGTGGGCAcgtggggaaggaggaggtttcgaacgaggttgttggagtcTGGACGGAGAAACAGGTACCGTGGGTTTGATACAGGCTTCTTCCATGGGATGTTGGGAGGGATATGAAGTTGGGCGTTATACAGTATGATCACTTTCTCGTGTTGACATTGAGTGAGTATAATCGTTACGTCTATTGATTGCCCTCGTGACCAATCTatcaagaaagaaaagagaaattCTAGGGGGGCCAttacccccccccccatacCACAACGTATTTTTCTCATTGTATGATCAATATCGAAGTGAATTTTTTGCCTTACAAATTACAGTATATACTTTATGTTTAAAAATGTTGTGGTTAATATACTACCGTAGTGTTAATGCCCGATACCTACACCCCAATACAAGCCTTCCACCTCAAACCACCTACCCCCAGGCCTTCAATTGTCGGGTCTTCATTTGCAAGTCATGAGCGTTGATGTGGTTGATTATAATGTGCGAGGCTCAGGGACCAtatataaccctaaccccatGGGGGGTAATCCCCCCCTAGAATTTCTCAAAAACATCGGTTGCAATATCGGAATGTGGGCGTTCTTCCGTCTCTTGCACTGTACCTACATGCGTATATACGCCGTACATCGACGGACATATGCTGCGATGCGTCGACACATAAGCGACTCCAACAATTCTCTGCCGCTTTCTTGGAGGTAATCATCTGTAGTTGGCTCGTTTAAGCTGCGGTTGTACCGCATGGCTGGCTCGTCCACAATGTATGCCCGTCATGCGACGCAAATCCGATAGCCGTCTGCGACGCTGGACGGTAGGGTGAGCACCTTATTATAGAGTGCCAAAGACTTCAGGCTGAATAGGCTCGCCTCGCGAGCGGGTGTGACCTAAGTGTGTTTAAAGATATTTTGGAGATGGGGTGACCAGAAGTTGGAGGCGAGTGTCGGTAGCAATGATCAGTGTGTCAGTCAACCCGCAAACTGCCGAGATCTTCAGGGCATAGCTACCTAAGATCACCTCTTTGTAGCCTTCGGAGCATTCACCACAGTAGGATATGATACTCATTACAGAACTTGGAAAAAGGATGCAAATCCCGCAAAAATCCGATCTGATCTGATCTTGTGCCCCGCCCTCCGGAAACCGGAACGCGTACCTAGCGCCAGGTGGATGGAACGGCCGCAAAAACGGCGTGGAGGCGGCCATCGCACCGGGATTTAAGGTGGATACTAGGTCCGGTACCTCCGGCCGCTAACAGCGGTTGGGCGCAGTTGCACCAGCGGCGGAAGCTCCGCCTTGGCAGCTAAGACaagttgccgccgccggctcGGGATCCACCAAGAACCCGCCCCGAATGCGACCGTGTTTCCTGCTGGCTGGGTATGTACGACTCCACTTGcttgcgacgacgacgaggcgTGGATTGCATCACTCTGGATATCCATTAAGACCTCACAGTTTCAGTATTGCTTTTGACGACGTGACGTTGAACTAGAGTTCAGCTGCCAACTGCAATTCACTCAACCGGTCTCATCTGATCAGCTTACACCACATCTCACCATCAACTAGCACACTACAACCCCCTTGAGCAACATGACAGCAGAAGAGATCCtcaacgacaacaccaaacccccatcccccttcccccttgagaaacccccaacccaccaccattccaaccaccacgccgcgaaaccaaccccccaaatcaTCGCCCACCGCGGCTACAAAGCCCTCTACCCAGAAAACTCCATGCTTGCCATCCAAGAAGCCATAAAAGCAGGCGCCCACGCCATCGAGACAGACGTTCACGAATCAAAAGATGGAGTCGTAGTTCTATCCCACGTACGTctcacccccccaccccctccccttccacatcAAACActaaccctccctcccccctttaGGACCCAACCCTAAACCGctgcttctccctcccccccaaaatctcCACCTGCACCTGGCCctacctctccaccctccgtaccaccaccccccctcacgTCCCCTTGGCTCGCCTCTCCGATTTGTTAAACTACCTCTCAACCCCCGATCTGTCCCACATTTGGGTATTGCTAGACATCAAAACAGACGACGACCCCAACCTCACACTTGTGCCCTCCATCGCAACCACTATCGCCTCGAACCCACCGCCAGAAGGAGCCTCCTGGACGTGGCAGGAGAGGATTGTGCTTGGGGGGTGGAATGAGAATTACTTGAgggcgttgggggaggagctcCCTGGTTTCAGGAGGGCGTATATTGGCTTCTCGCTGCTGTACGCAAAGAGGTTTTTGGATGACGAGAAATGGGCGGGGGTGCAGTTTAATCTGTTGCAGCAGGCGGTTGTGGGGCCgtttgggaggggatttGTGCAGAGGGTGAAAAGGGCGAGgacggagaggaggttgtgggtCTGGACGGTGAACGATGAACGGTGGATGCGGTGGgcgtggaggaagggggtggatggggttgtgacggatgaggttgggttgttgaagagggtgctggatggggatgaggacagggggaggggaaggggtgacGGTGGGGATGTATATCAAGGCGGCGATGATACAGGCTTTGAcgttggttttggtggtggttatatggggaaggttgaggaaggtggggagggtaattggaggggaggtgaagagggagcaGGCGAAGGGGAAGAATTGATTTGAAAGGTGGTTTGTCAGTTTGTGCTGGAAAGGGTGTCCATTCTGGGGGTGGGGCATATAACAAGGATACTTATCTGGGACCGGCGGGCTGGTTTCTTTGCGGGGGCCATCACAGCCCTATGGACCCGTAAACAGGGCGTGATGGATACGTTTGTGTCGAGATGGGAGGGTCAGGGCGTTTTATGAGGATAATTCAGTAGTCATAGCGTGCGGGTGAGCGGGATCGTGTGGGCGGTTATGGAGATTCGGGGTCGGGTGGGATTCCATTGATTGATTATGATACGGAGCTGTACACAGCGAGTGTTTCGAGTCCTCCAATGTTGTTTTGTGTTGGAGGCCATCCTGATAGATGTAATCTTTAATCTCCTCTATTGAACTATCAAGGTGTTTGAGCAGGAGCGAGTGACAGCATGCTGAAACTGGGTGGTGACTGAGACAGGCAGTGTTGGCAGCCTTGCTTCAAAGAAATAAGATGGAATGGTTTCAACAATGGTGTACAACAAACGTAAAAGGCGGGCACTTTCCATTCGAGTCTCAGGTGTCCAAGGTACAAGTAGAAAAGCGCAGCCATTCCTGCTACATTTTACTAGTGGACATCAAAAAGAAGCCATTCACGAACCCAGTCCCTATTTTGACCATCACTCGAATCTTGTAATATTCTCTAACTTAGTTTCCCAACATGAAACTGTTCTCCTTTTCGAAGGGTCCCAGAACGCAAACATGCATTGCGAAGTCTACGACCTCTGACGGGAAGCTGTGCAGGTTGCCtgcggtggaagggggaaggaagTCTTTGCTGCAACCATACATGGTAAGTCGCCGTATTGCAATCCCCGGATCGCTGCAGAAAGGCCTTGCTACTAACAACCTTCAGTGCCTTCAGGAGAACAGACAAGAATGTCGACGGTGGCCGTTGCGCTCGGGAGATCCCCTGGTACTGGTGTTATTGCAGAGCTCATCAGTACCAGATGTACAAGAACATGCAAGTGAAGGATGAGCTGGATCGCGGTGCTCGAGCTCAGCAAGCAGACGAGGCCCCGGATCGTACAGCTAAGCAAACGAACGACGAGCGTAATCGCATATTCACCCCCCTGAAAAGCCACTTAGATCGCATACTTTCTCCCTTAGAAAGCCACTTAACGGACGAGGAGCGAATGCGGGGATTTCGCTCGCAAATCTTGGGGGGCTGGAATCGCCCAGCTCAGGGTCAACAAACTCATGAGGGGCTGAGAGAAGTTTGCTTCCGCTGTTTCTTAGACAAGGCCCTCGATATATCCATCACAGGGGTCCCGCACCTTATCCTTCCTTGATCGCGACTGTGGTCAGCACTGTGAGAGAACTGGCAAGAATCAAGTGATATTTCCTCATGCGCAGAAAAAGAGGCAGTCAGTCAGAACCCGGTGGTCGAGAAGCCCGTTATGGGAGCCGGTATTGTCTGGAGCATGACAACAGGTCGACATACAGTCTGTAGGGGCGAGTaagaagcagcaacaggtcGACCTTATCTTGTACATAGAATATAGCTGGACGCTGAGCTGGGTGGGATCGGAATTGAGAACAGTTGATAGAGCCAGCAGAAACCAGGTCTTGTTGAGGTATCCTCATAGAATGTATACTTGCAGTACGGGTGTTGGCATCTGATGAGAGCGACACGCAATGAATGGGCCATGACTGGAATATAGAGGATAAATCGCTAGTTAATATCCAGAGATTGTACGCTGCCACTGAACAGAATCACACAGCTCAGGTAATGACCGGCTATTGTAGTCCAGACAATTCCGCGCACCTGATGGATGGCTCCAGTGCATGCTGCTGCTAGGTATGACAGGTATCAGTTATGGCCAGGCTCGATGCAAACAACTCCAATCACCATTTTCAACTCAACCACGATCATGAGCTCAAGTCTCACCAGCCACAATCACACATGTATGAATAGATCGTCACATCGCAGTTCGGACGAATTCTAGAACCCGGCCCGCCCAGCTCCCGCTACAGCGCCTTCCCGCACCGCCCcactccaaatcctccctaAAAGAGCTTATCTCCGGGTGACGAGCCAAGGCGGCGGGCTGCTGACGTAGCTGGCCGACAGCCTTCATGAGACACCTCGGATTTTGGAACCCGCATCCGGCCGCGGCACTTCTGTTTTTATACAAAATAACAACGATCTGTCATTTTGCTTTATTTGCTTGATATCGCTCTCTTGtcctttttttgttgcaGATCGACCTTGAATTTCTGACAATAGCTCCAGGCCATGGACGAGTACTCGGGCGGAACACCGGAAGCTGACCATCTCTGCGTCTTGGTCCACGGGGTATGTCCTGTCAATGGCGCATTAGCCTCAAGTTAAATCAGCTGCTAATTTTTGTTGCGCAGCTATGGGGGAACCCGAACCACATGAAAAACGTCGCCAAAGCCCTTCGCGATCAATTTCCCCCAAATAAGCTGCGTATCCTCGTCGCAAAGCGCAACAGCGGCTCCTTTACCTACGATGGGATCGAACTCGGTGGCGAGCGCGTGTGTttggagattgaggaggagctggcgttGATCAAGAGCAAGGGTGGAACTATCAAGAAGATAAGCATCGCTGGCTACTCATTAGGTGGACTTGTCGCAAGATATGCCATCGGGCTGCTTCATGCGCGGGGTGTTCTGGATGACCTCGAGTGCAAGGTATGATGGCCAGCCACCTCGATTGATGCAACCGACCCAATGCTAACCTGATCCCTAGAATTTCACAGCTTTCGCGAGCCCTTTCCTGGGAGTACGAGCCCCTTTGAGAGGTTGGTCAGACAGGATATGGAACAGCCTGGGCGCACGAACACTCTGCATGTCTGGGAGGCAACTCTTTGGCATTGACGAATTCCGTGACACGGGCAAGCctcttgttgctgttctcGCAGATCCAAAGTCGATCTTCATGGCCGGTCTGGCCCGATTTCAACGACGCACGCTCTACACCAACATTGTAAATGACAGAAGCGCCGTTCATTACACGACGGGGATCACGAAAACGGATCCATATGTGGACATGTCAAAAATCAAGACCAACCCTTTACCAGGCTACGACGGTGTCATTCTCGATCCAAAGAACCCAGTGTCCCCCGCCGCGCCCAGAGACCCAGAACCGCTGATGCAATCAGTCGAGAAGTGGGCAAAGCGAGTCCCAATCATCGCGACAATAGTCGTCTTCGTCCCCGTTGCGCTCCtagccttcttcaccaacgcCGCCATCCAAACAGTCCGCTCGTCTCAGCGTGTAAAACTCCACGAGAGTGGAATGGCTGGTATCAAAATAGAAGGCTACAGAGTCAACCTCTGGATCAAGGAAATGCGCGAAGCTGTCGAGGACACCTACGAGAACATCAATAACTCGCAAACTCAACAATACTTGGGATTGtcggaggatgacgatgacaacAGCTCGGAAGATAGGCACCTGCTTTCGCTGGAGAGGAAACAGTCGCACCCGCATTTCCCTACGTTGGCGCTGGCACCGTATCAGTTTTCTGCTATTCAGGCGTTGGATAAGCTTGGGTGGAGAAAGTATCCGGTTTGGATACACAATGCGAGGCATAGTCATGCGGCGATCATTGTGAGGATGGATAAGaaggggtttgaggaggggtgggttgttTTGCGGCATTGGGCGAGGGATGAATTTTTGGCTTGAGTAGAGAATACCCAGGTGGAATTTTGAattggtttttttgtttgggaTATTTAATGGTATAGAGAGCGGGAGTTTGAGAGGTAGTATTGTTTTAGCGATGTTTGGAGAAGGGTTGGATATATATTACTTCGAGATTCTTTTGTTGGGTATGTTTTTTATTGTCTCATACCCATCAGTAGAAACATGCTTCTGTTTTCTTGCATGCAAGCCTCTCAGCAATGAtcggggtggggggagggggtggaaggctGTTTGCgcaggaggttgttgggtttgtttACATGAGAGTGTTGTAAGTTGGCACAGATGCCGCTAAACTAAGAATAAATAATGATTAAAGATGTAGTACAGTTTTGCTTGTGATGATGTTTGTCGAGGCTCAGATGGGGGCCTGATAATACAGAAGTCGATGCGATGAATCCTCGAGGAGTCGGGATGACGTTAATAATACAACAAGACGAACATCGGTCAGTCTCGGTTAGAGCACCTTTATAAGCATCTTTCTTATCTTGCAATAAAACGAACCGCTTTAGTAACCCACCACTAAAGGAATGAATCACGGCGTTATCCCTGAGAAGTTGTCTCCAGGAAGAAATCTGGCCCTCCTCCAATACCCCAAGCATGCATCCTCAGTCTCCTAAACATGCATCAGTCATGGTCCAGAGCCAGACATACGAAATAAGAGGTGGACCCGGGTTTTTCCATTTGGTTATTGCCATAAGTTAATCTGAGAGACAGAACCGGACAAACTAAGCTTTGGTGTGCCTAGGGGCGGGTGAGCGAGAGACAGAAAGAAGTTTTCATTGAaaatcctcaacaccactcCGCACTTCCCTAGGTAAGGTAACGCAGGGTGAATGTGTCTATGGGCAGGTTATCCTGTTTGCCGACCGGCTTATCATATCGAGCACATGCAACCGCAGGTGGTGGGAATGAAGCGCAAGTGGTGATGAAAGTTGGAGTTGCTCCACTTATCTTGAGAGTTTGATAAAGTCGACGTCAAGTTGGGATGAAGACGATATCGATCTGAGTTTGGGGATAAAGGTGAAAAAatatggggaagggggatgataAGTGAATATATGGGATGTTGCCCCCGAGGACGTCTCATGACTACCCTAACCCCCTTGACGTGGGTGGTCGCTTCCAAATTACTGACAAGACAAGGGAAGTACTTGGTTTGAGTTTTTTAAGGGTTATCCTAGTTCGAGAATATCAGTCTCTATAGCTAGAAATAATAGATTTGGAGGAATAGAGATTAAAGTAAATACTTGTAAAGATGAAAAGTGTTGAGAGGAGGGATTTTGATTTAGGGGGGTTATATACATTGCGACATCTTCTAGACAGGATCAACACGAAGTTCTCTATACCAAAAAGTGTCCCCGATTTGGATAATTAACGCAAGAGTGCAGGATTACTGAAGAGGATTGGCCAAcattttgttttctctcacCATTCAGTCTCCTTCAGAATCACTCGATCAACTGGTCTTATCTTACATAAGTATCAATAAAAAAATCACTAGCTTATGCAGCTTGTGCGACGCTGCCCTGACCAGCGCAAACCACCTGCCGCATAGCATTGCGCTGTTGTCGCATCGAAATCGTGAACTCAaccccactcccccacccagTAAGATTCCCGCTGTTGCAGATCGCCACGTGGGCTTGACGCTAGACCTCTCTGGTACTAGCGCCAGCAAACACTACAAACCCAACAGCTTGGTGCAGATTTGCGCCACTTTTTCTGGGCCAATcagaaaacaaccaaaaagcACAAGAGCTCCCTCAATTTAACAACCTCAACGCGTCTCCAATTCACCATTGTGGCTGCAGCTTGTTCACGGCTTCAAACTTGgcaaccaaaccaccaccaccaccaccaccaccactaacaacaacaacaacaacaacagcaacaacaacaacaacagttGTAAACATGAGGACGTCGCGCGTGGCTAGGGAGACCGCACGGCTCTTTGAGACTGCGGCCTCGACTTCAACACCGCTCCGGCGTTCATCCAGAACCTCGACTTTGGCCGCGCGATTCTCTTACAATACCAACGCCAGCCCCGGCACAGCTATGACAAAGGTCGAAGAAAGCGACGTCGAAGTCGACGATGACGTCAAACTATCCTTTGGTTCAGATATTGAAGATGCGATCACGACAACCAGAGCGGCCAAGCGCCAACGCACCGCGACCACAGCAGTCACCACACAAACCATAAACTCTTCGCCTCACCGGCGAACCACCAGAGTAAGGGCAGAGCGCACGGCTGTCAAATCTGAAGCCGGCTCCGATTCCGActttctctcttccctctccgACAACGAGGACATCAAGACCGCCATCAAGGAAGAGTCCAAGCCCGTCGTGCCCCGCGGCCGCGCTCAAAAACCAGCCCGCCAAGTCACTTCCCCGTCCGGCACGACCACCATAACCCCACCTTCCGATTGGGAGGATGTTTACAACCTCGTCAAAGAGATGCGCATCAACGGCCCAGCCGCCAATGCCGCGGTTGATACAATGGGCTGTGAGCGCCTTGCCGACCCCTCCTCTACAGTCAAAGACCGCCGCTTTCACACACTTGTTGCGTTGATGCTTTCCTCCCAGACCAAGGATACCGTCAATGCTGAAGCGATGAAGCGTCTTCATACCGAACTCCCGCCGTTCGAGCCTGGTGCACCAGCTGGTTTGAACCTCAATAACATGCTCCACTGCCCCCCTGCCGTTCTGAACGAGCTCATTGGCAAAGTCGGCtttcacaacaacaagacaaagTACCTACTTCAAACGGCGCAGATTTTGAAGGACAAGTTCAACGGGGATATCCCGCCTACgattgaggggttggtgtcaCTGCCAGGTGTAGGGCCCAAGATGGCGCATTTGTGCATGAGTGCCGAGAATGGATGGAACAGAGTGGAGGGCATTGGTGTCGATGTTCACGTCCACCGGATCACTAACTACTGGGGGTGGAATGGACCTAAAGAGACCAAGACACCAGAGGAGACGAGAATGGCGCTGCAGAGCTGGCTGCCCAAGGACAAGTGGAAGGAGATCAactggttgttggttggacTAGGGCAGAGTGTCTGCTTGCCCGTTGGGAGAAGATGTGGAGACTGTGAGGTTGGATTGAAGGGGCTGTGCAAGGCGGCGGATAGGAAGAAGGTGAACgagggaaagaagagaagggagggggtaaagaaggaggaggagttggttgagaAGATTGAGATCAAGGGGGATAATGAGGGTGGAACGGCGACTAAGAGAGAGCAGCAAAGGGTGGTCAAAATGGAGGTTGTGGATGAGGGGATgcccccgccgccgagcGATACCCAACCCGAGCCGACGCCACAACCTGATCCCGAGTCGAACGTTGCCATCCCCTCCGTCGAGCAGGACGTTaagcccatcatcaaggatgaagaggatgttgAGATGGCGCGCAGCGTGCCTGTCAAAACTGACGGCGATGATCTCGATGAGGACATGGtcaagaaagaggaggaggatgccgtcAGAATCGATCAGTCGAGCCATCAACCGGAGGACGTCGAAATGAGCGATAGCCCCGAGGTCAAAGTCGGGATCAAGCCCGAGTCCCGAAGACGCCGTCGTATCCCCGCTGCGATCCCCTCCCGAGGCCAATCTGAAGACCCCCCGTTGGAGGAATTCGATGCCGAAGTCAAGGCCGAGGTAAAGCCCGAACTCCTCACACGCCGAGTCCGCATCCCGGCTCACATACCTTCTAGCCACGAGCCCGAGGTCAAGGTCGAAGTCAAGACTGACTTTGACAGAAGAGTCCGCATTCCGGCTCGTGTTCCCGCTGGGAATGAGtgtgacgatgaggaggccgaggtcaAAACCGAGATTAAGCCTGAACCGTTTTCCCGACGAGCTCGCATCCCTGCCCATATCCCAGAGCGAGAATCATCGCCCGAGGTTAAAGTTGAGGTGAAGACGGAACCTACTCGAAGACAGTCTAGGATTCCGGCGCGTGTTTCTGGGAGAagtgaggaggtgaagggcGAGCCGGATGTTAAAGAGGAGGATTCTTAGTATGAGTCTGACTATGACTTTCGGTTTGCCTCTAGCCCCGACTTGGACTctgatgaagatggggatgagCAAAAGCCGGTCATCAAAGATGAGGATCTCGGCTTCGATGACGATGAGCAAAAGTCAGTCATCAAGGATGAGGATTCCGACTCGGGCTACGTCTTTGCCGCTCACTTTGAAGAAGAGTTGCCCTCTGTCAAGGATGAGGACTCTGACTCGG from Podospora pseudoanserina strain CBS 124.78 chromosome 2, whole genome shotgun sequence includes the following:
- the NTH1_1 gene encoding alpha,alpha-trehalase nth1 (COG:L; EggNog:ENOG503NXI5; BUSCO:EOG09263R4M) — its product is MRTSRVARETARLFETAASTSTPLRRSSRTSTLAARFSYNTNASPGTAMTKVEESDVEVDDDVKLSFGSDIEDAITTTRAAKRQRTATTAVTTQTINSSPHRRTTRVRAERTAVKSEAGSDSDFLSSLSDNEDIKTAIKEESKPVVPRGRAQKPARQVTSPSGTTTITPPSDWEDVYNLVKEMRINGPAANAAVDTMGCERLADPSSTVKDRRFHTLVALMLSSQTKDTVNAEAMKRLHTELPPFEPGAPAGLNLNNMLHCPPAVLNELIGKVGFHNNKTKYLLQTAQILKDKFNGDIPPTIEGLVSLPGVGPKMAHLCMSAENGWNRVEGIGVDVHVHRITNYWGWNGPKETKTPEETRMALQSWLPKDKWKEINWLLVGLGQSVCLPVGRRCGDCEVGLKGLCKAADRKKVNEGKKRREGVKKEEELVEKIEIKGDNEGGTATKREQQRVVKMEVVDEGMPPPPSDTQPEPTPQPDPESNVAIPSVEQDVKPIIKDEEDVEMARSVPVKTDGDDLDEDMVKKEEEDAVRIDQSSHQPEDVEMSDSPEVKVGIKPESRRRRRIPAAIPSRGQSEDPPLEEFDAEVKAEPRARGQGRSQD